From the genome of Phyllostomus discolor isolate MPI-MPIP mPhyDis1 chromosome 12, mPhyDis1.pri.v3, whole genome shotgun sequence, one region includes:
- the LOC118497691 gene encoding barrier-to-autointegration factor-like has product MLWKLELLVSRTWSGKQRRLILIKMTTSKKHPDFVTEPMGEQPVENLAGIGEIMGKKLEKWGFDKACMVLGQFLVLKKDEDLFWKWPKDTCGINAKQFRDLLACLQEWCDAFL; this is encoded by the coding sequence atgttATGGAAGCTGGAGCTGCTGGTGAGCAGGACCTGGtctggaaaacaaaggagatTAATTCTGATCAAGATGACAACCTCTAAAAAGCACCCAGACTTTGTAACAGAACCCATGGGGGAACAGCCAGTGGAGAACCTGGCTGGGATTGGTGAAATCATGGGCAAGAAGCTGGAAAAATGGGGCTTTGACAAGGCCTGCATGGTCCTTGGCCAGTTTCTGGTGCTAAAAAAAGATGAAGACCTCTTCTGGAAATGGCCAAAGGACACATGTGGCATCAATGCAAAGCAGTTTCGGGACTTGCTTGCATGCCTTCAAGAGTGGTGTGATGCCTTCTTGTGA